A genomic window from Vigna radiata var. radiata cultivar VC1973A chromosome 2, Vradiata_ver6, whole genome shotgun sequence includes:
- the LOC106777203 gene encoding two-component response regulator ORR26-like isoform X2 yields MDNGCFSSPRRDFPAGLRVLVVDDDPTWLKILEKMLKKCNYEVTTCCLARHALNLLRERKDGYDIVISDVNMPDMDGFKLLEHVGLEMDLPVIMMSVDGETSRVMKGVQHGACDYLLKPIRMKELRNIWQHVFRKRIHEAKEFESFESFESIHLMRNGSELSDEGNLFAVEDVTSTKKRKDADNKHDDKECMDPSSTKKARVVWSVDLHQKFVKAVNQIGFDKVGPKKILDLMNVPWLTRENVASHLQKYRLYLIRIQKENDRRSSSSGMKHSDFPSKDLGSFGFQNPVNKQQNDVSTDSYNYSDGSLHLPTVENKNHEGDKGTVSQFPIAKKGRPLTGNVADSNIRESSRVGLNQPFAQSEGNHAVFDCSLPTQYSWTEVPHMQLKEEHKSLVQLEDSFNQMPLHGNAVDTFSIQPGSLAMNAQSLEPISTTNSGLKAHGYNNLSCISDVEIYQRNLLLGGGAASAPLDEDLHFQWLQGECYNMNFGLQNIGMSEYYDPGLIAEAPSHLYDSADYSVIDQGLFIA; encoded by the exons TGACTACATGCTGCTTAGCAAGGCATGCTCTAAACTTGCTTCGTGAAAGGAAGGATGGATATGATATAGTGATCAGCGATGTAAACATGCCTGACATGGATGGTTTTAAACTTCTTGAGCATGTTGGGCTTGAGATGGATCTTCCTGTGATTA TGATGTCTGTGGATGGGGAAACAAGCAGGGTCATGAAAGGTGTTCAACATGGAGCATGTGATTATCTCCTTAAGCCTATAAGGATGAAAGAACTGCGAAATATATGGCAGCATGTCTTTAGAAAAAGAATACACGAAGCAAAAGAGTTTGAAAGCTTTGAGAGTTTTGAGAGCATTCACTTGATGAGAAATGGATCAGAGCTATCAGATGAGGGAAACTTGTTTGCTGTAGAAGATGTGACctcaacaaagaaaagaaaagatgcaGATAACAAACACGATGACAAAGAATGTATGGATCCATCATCTACCAAGAAAGCTAGAGTAGTCTGGTCTGTAGATCTTCATCAGAAGTTTGTTAAAGCTGTGAATCAGATTGGATTTGATA AAGTTGGACCCAAGAAAATACTGGATCTGATGAATGTTCCATGGCTGACTAGAGAGAATGTTGCCAGCCACTTGCAG AAATACCGGCTTTATTTGATTAGGATTCAGAAAGAAAACGATCGAAGATCTTCCTCGAGTGGTATGAAGCATTCAGATTTTCCTTCAAAAGATCTGGGAAGTTTTGGATTTCAAAACCCAGTAAACAAGCAACAAAATGATGTTTCAACTGACAGCTACAATTATTCGGATGGATCATTACATCTTCCTACCgtggaaaataaaaatcatgaagGCGATAAGGGAACTGTTTCACAGTTCCCCATAGCAAAAAAAGGAAGGCCTTTGACTGGAAACGTAGCCGACTCAAATATCAGAGAGAGTTCAAGGGTTGGCCTCAATCAACCTTTTGCTCAGTCAGAAGGAAACCATGCAGTGTTTGATTGCTCCTTGCCAACACAGTACTCATGGACTGAAGTTCCACACATGCAACTCAAAGAAGAACACAAGTCACTTGTTCAATTAGAAGATAGCTTCAATCAGATGCCATTACACG GGAATGCAGTTGACACCTTTTCAATTCAACCAGGAAGTCTTGCTATGAATGCCCAATCTTTAGAACCCATTTCAACTACAAATTCAGGATTGAAAGCACATGGGTATAATAACCTCAGTTGCATTTCTGATGTGGAAATTTACCAAAGAAACCTTCTTTTGGGAGGCGGGGCAGCTTCTGCACCTTTGGATGAGGATTTGCATTTCCAGTGGCTGCAGGGTGAATGTTATAACATGAACTTTGGTCTGCAGAATATAGGAATGTCAGAATATTATGATCCAGGGCTTATTGCAGAAGCTCCAAGCCACTTATATGATTCAGCCGATTACTCAGTTATAGATCAAGGTCTATTCATAGCATGA
- the LOC106777203 gene encoding two-component response regulator ARR11-like isoform X1, translated as MDNGCFSSPRRDFPAGLRVLVVDDDPTWLKILEKMLKKCNYEVTTCCLARHALNLLRERKDGYDIVISDVNMPDMDGFKLLEHVGLEMDLPVIMMSVDGETSRVMKGVQHGACDYLLKPIRMKELRNIWQHVFRKRIHEAKEFESFESFESIHLMRNGSELSDEGNLFAVEDVTSTKKRKDADNKHDDKECMDPSSTKKARVVWSVDLHQKFVKAVNQIGFDKVGPKKILDLMNVPWLTRENVASHLQKYRLYLIRIQKENDRRSSSSGMKHSDFPSKDLGSFGFQNPVNKQQNDVSTDSYNYSDGSLHLPTVENKNHEGDKGTVSQFPIAKKGRPLTGNVADSNIRESSRVGLNQPFAQSEGNHAVFDCSLPTQYSWTEVPHMQLKEEHKSLVQLEDSFNQMPLHGKQHHIQVDQSQSVASISSAPSITEEEVPACIEAKPLFSDFKNDQSSSVNSIGNAVDTFSIQPGSLAMNAQSLEPISTTNSGLKAHGYNNLSCISDVEIYQRNLLLGGGAASAPLDEDLHFQWLQGECYNMNFGLQNIGMSEYYDPGLIAEAPSHLYDSADYSVIDQGLFIA; from the exons TGACTACATGCTGCTTAGCAAGGCATGCTCTAAACTTGCTTCGTGAAAGGAAGGATGGATATGATATAGTGATCAGCGATGTAAACATGCCTGACATGGATGGTTTTAAACTTCTTGAGCATGTTGGGCTTGAGATGGATCTTCCTGTGATTA TGATGTCTGTGGATGGGGAAACAAGCAGGGTCATGAAAGGTGTTCAACATGGAGCATGTGATTATCTCCTTAAGCCTATAAGGATGAAAGAACTGCGAAATATATGGCAGCATGTCTTTAGAAAAAGAATACACGAAGCAAAAGAGTTTGAAAGCTTTGAGAGTTTTGAGAGCATTCACTTGATGAGAAATGGATCAGAGCTATCAGATGAGGGAAACTTGTTTGCTGTAGAAGATGTGACctcaacaaagaaaagaaaagatgcaGATAACAAACACGATGACAAAGAATGTATGGATCCATCATCTACCAAGAAAGCTAGAGTAGTCTGGTCTGTAGATCTTCATCAGAAGTTTGTTAAAGCTGTGAATCAGATTGGATTTGATA AAGTTGGACCCAAGAAAATACTGGATCTGATGAATGTTCCATGGCTGACTAGAGAGAATGTTGCCAGCCACTTGCAG AAATACCGGCTTTATTTGATTAGGATTCAGAAAGAAAACGATCGAAGATCTTCCTCGAGTGGTATGAAGCATTCAGATTTTCCTTCAAAAGATCTGGGAAGTTTTGGATTTCAAAACCCAGTAAACAAGCAACAAAATGATGTTTCAACTGACAGCTACAATTATTCGGATGGATCATTACATCTTCCTACCgtggaaaataaaaatcatgaagGCGATAAGGGAACTGTTTCACAGTTCCCCATAGCAAAAAAAGGAAGGCCTTTGACTGGAAACGTAGCCGACTCAAATATCAGAGAGAGTTCAAGGGTTGGCCTCAATCAACCTTTTGCTCAGTCAGAAGGAAACCATGCAGTGTTTGATTGCTCCTTGCCAACACAGTACTCATGGACTGAAGTTCCACACATGCAACTCAAAGAAGAACACAAGTCACTTGTTCAATTAGAAGATAGCTTCAATCAGATGCCATTACACGGTAAGCAGCACCACATCCAAGTTGATCAATCCCAGTCAGTTGCTTCAATTAGTTCAGCTCCCTCTATAACGGAGGAAGAGGTTCCTGCTTGTATAGAAGCAAAACCTTTGTTTTCAGATTTCAAGAATGATCAATCCAGTTCTGTGAATTCAATAGGGAATGCAGTTGACACCTTTTCAATTCAACCAGGAAGTCTTGCTATGAATGCCCAATCTTTAGAACCCATTTCAACTACAAATTCAGGATTGAAAGCACATGGGTATAATAACCTCAGTTGCATTTCTGATGTGGAAATTTACCAAAGAAACCTTCTTTTGGGAGGCGGGGCAGCTTCTGCACCTTTGGATGAGGATTTGCATTTCCAGTGGCTGCAGGGTGAATGTTATAACATGAACTTTGGTCTGCAGAATATAGGAATGTCAGAATATTATGATCCAGGGCTTATTGCAGAAGCTCCAAGCCACTTATATGATTCAGCCGATTACTCAGTTATAGATCAAGGTCTATTCATAGCATGA